The region GCGGCGGCGACGAGGGCGGCGACGTACTTGCCCCGGGCGAGGCGGGACGCGCCCTCCGCCAGGAACCATATCGCCAGCGCCACCGGCAGGAGGAGCAGTAAGTAATTCGGCCGGGCCAGTGCCCCCAACGCTATCAGTGCGCCCGCGGCGGCCGCCCGCCCCGGCGACCAGCGCGAAGTCGACGCCAGCAGCGCCACGCCGGCGAGGACCGCCGGCAGCAGGAAGTCCATGAGGAGCTCGCCGTCGTAGAAGACGGCCGCCGGCGAGAGCGCGTAGATGAGCCCGGCGACGACGCCGGCCGCCGTACCGGCCAGCCGTTTGCCGAGCAGGAAGACGAGCGCCGCGGTCGCGACCGATGCCAGGAGCTGGAGGAACGCCACGGCTCGGAAGTCGGCGAAGCCCCCCCGCGTCGCGAGCTTGACGCCGGCTATGAAGTACGGGTACGCCGGGCTGGAGTGGAAGTAGACGCCGCGGCCCAGGAGCTCGCCGCTTAGAATAATCTGCGCCTGGCGCGCGTATTCGACGGTGTCGCCGGTCGCGGCGGAGAAGAGCGGGAAGTCGCGTATCCCGGCGAAGTAGAGCAGCCGGACGGCGAGCGCCGCGGCGACCACCGCGGCTGGCGGGAGGTATCGACGTAGCGTGGCGTTCACGACGCGTCGAGTATAAAATATCGCGTCGCCCTTGGCAAGCCGGGCGACGAAAAAGGCCGGCTTGCGCCGGCTTAATCTTTCGAGGCTTGCGGCCCTTACCTGCGGCCGCCCTTATCTACCTCGGCGCGGTTCTCTACGACCTCGTCGATTATGCCGTACGCGACGGCCTCTTCAGGCGTCATGAAGTAGTCGCGGTCGGTGTCGCGCTCGACGGTGGCGAGGTCCTGGCCCGTATGCTCGGCGAGGATGCGGTTGAGCAGGTGCTTGAGCCGCAGAATTTCTTTGGCGTGGATGTCGATGTCGGAGGCCTGGCCTTTGAAGCCGCCGGCGAGCTGGTGGAGCAGGATGGTCGAGTTGGGGAGGGCGTAGCGTTTGCCCTTGGTGCCGGCGGCCAGGATGACCGCGGCCATGCTGGCGGCCATTCCCAGGCAGTACGTCGCGACGTGGCAGCGCACGAACTGCATCGTGTCGTAGATGGCGAAGCCCGCCGAGACCGAGCCGCCCGGCGAATTGATGTACATCAGGACGTCGCGCTCCGGGTCCTCTTTCTCCAGGTAGAGCAGTTGGGCAA is a window of bacterium DNA encoding:
- a CDS encoding ATP-dependent Clp protease proteolytic subunit — translated: MTLIPWVVEQTARGERQYDIYSRLLKDHIIFVGDAVDDNVANLVIAQLLYLEKEDPERDVLMYINSPGGSVSAGFAIYDTMQFVRCHVATYCLGMAASMAAVILAAGTKGKRYALPNSTILLHQLAGGFKGQASDIDIHAKEILRLKHLLNRILAEHTGQDLATVERDTDRDYFMTPEEAVAYGIIDEVVENRAEVDKGGRR